One Cylindrospermum stagnale PCC 7417 DNA segment encodes these proteins:
- a CDS encoding non-ribosomal peptide synthetase, with translation MNKIQKRLNNLSTEKRELLVKKLQAHKGTSLTEKANKIPSIQPASRNQPIPLSFAQQRLWLLEQLEPDSAAYNILGGVCFTGQMNVSALQQSFSEIIRRHEVLRTNFITLDGQPIQIIHPTCSFSLTIVDWQNLSVTEREISIHQLATAEAKRPFDLAKEPLVRVNLIKLEQTEYILMYCMHHIVSDGWSMGVFVQELVTFYSAFCNQQPSLRNATPTPLAELTVQYADFAVWQRHWLQGEILESHLAYWRQQLAGAPALLELPTDRPRPAVQTFRGARQSFTLASELTQALNSLSLREGATLFMTLLAAFDILLYRYTGQVDILVGSPIANRNHSGIEGLIGFFVNTLVIRTDVSGNPTFSELLGRVREVTMDAYVHQDLPFELLVDTLQPQRDLSHTPLFQVMFVLQNAPMAEMEIPGLSLSALAIDNKTAKYDLILTFENTAQGLVGSWDYNTDLFDRSTIERMTAHFQNLCSAIASKPQQKISELPVLSAAERQQLLFEWNDTQREYPKDKCIHQLFEEQVEKTPHAVAVVFEEQEFTYRQLNERANCLAHYLQTLGVGSEVLVGICVERSLEMVVGLLGILKAGGVYVPLDPNYPIERLSYMLDDAQVAILLTQDSLSSSVPSQTAWTVCLDTDWEVIEQHSQENLANSVSADNLAYVIYTSGSTGTAKGVYTAHRSVVRLLHNTNYADFNSEQVFLQLAPITFDASTLELWGSLLHGSKLVIFPSQALDLALLVQILHQHQITFLWLTAGLFHLIVEEYLDALSSVQQLLAGGDILSVAHVLQFRQRHPCCRLINGYGPTENTTFTCCYTLVEDQDIQQTIPIGKPIANTQVYILNQHMQPVPIGVAGELYVGGDGLARGYLNRPELTLEKFIPNPFSSEKSARLYKTGDLARYLPNGNIEFLGRLDEQVKIRGFRIELGEIEAVLSTHPQIQQAVVIAIADNSENKRLVAYVVSNQKTLSTNQIRDFLQQQLPAYMLPSVFVILDTLPLTPNSKVDRKALKEIDSQNSESNANFVAPHTLEEELLVQIWSEVLGVEQVGIYDNFFALGGDSLRAVQVLAKADKSGLKLSLKQIFNHQTIYDLVGVTQQSDLSPSILKTAPFSLISSEERQSLPNEIEDAYPLTRLQLGMLFHSEYAPETAVYHDVFSYYLQAPLNIQILHSAIKEIVTRHPVLRTSIAMNQFSQPLQLVHSQVSIELPVDDLSCLPLDEQESNITTWIGQEKQRSFSWDTPPLARFYIHQRSCDTFNLSFSFHHAILDGWSLATLMTELVQHYFFLLGETIPPLRTVPSLTFRDYVALEQETLQSKECQRYWHEKLADFTATKLPRLLDSQQHSSVEQVGKQAVEISPALSAQLKHFAIKVGVPLKSVLLAAHLRVMSFLSNEADITTGVVTHGRPAAEDSERVLGLFLNTIPFRMQLNGGTWVELVEQTFENEREALPFQKYPLAQLQQKVGLGQPLFKTMFNYVNFHVYQGLSGIDNLEVLGGQSFEQNNFTFASQFPVNPITGEISLNLTYDPSKFSFEQVKSISGYYLKIFEAMVTQPEEQYEQVCLLSATERQQLLMKWNDTQREYPKHKCIHQLFEEQVKRTPDAIAVIFEQQELTYRQLNDQANCLAHYLQTLGVEPEVLVGICVERSIEMVVGLLGILKAGGAYVPLDPSYPLERLSYMLADSGVEVLLTHRPLLSSLPSPTAQVVCLDSDWGTIEQHQKKNLDVGVGADNLAYVIYTSGSTGLPKGVQICHHSVVNFLNSMSYFPGLTQEDTFNAVTTISFDIAALELYLPLMVGAKVIVVPREIATDADLLLSKLFESKTTAMQATPATWQMLLAGGWSSNYPLKVFCGGEALSAQLAHQILETGSELWNLYGPTEATIWSAIYQVGANKTVARNENAPYAIGRPISNTQIYILDSHLQPVSIGVPGELYIGGDGLARGYLNRPELTQEKFIANPFSQKEGARLYKTGDLARYLDDGNIEYLGRIDNQVKIRGFRIELGEIEAVLTKHPQVQEAVVIAREDQPSDKRLVAYFVPKKQQVPTNSELRCFLREKLPNYMLPSHFVLLESLPITPNGKVNRHALPAPEGLRPDLNIAYAMPQNKLEQTIATVWQKALNLEKVGIYDNFFELGGHSLLIIQIYSQLREILQTDFPMIEFLRYPTISSLAEYFNQTNNQKTFSNQTEIQAEKLKTGKARLKQRREQIQ, from the coding sequence ATGAATAAGATTCAAAAACGCCTTAACAATCTCTCTACAGAAAAGCGGGAACTTCTGGTAAAAAAGCTACAAGCCCACAAAGGAACTTCTTTAACAGAGAAAGCAAATAAAATTCCATCGATTCAACCAGCCTCTAGAAATCAGCCAATTCCTCTATCATTTGCTCAACAGCGGTTGTGGCTATTGGAGCAGCTAGAACCAGATAGTGCTGCTTACAATATCCTAGGGGGAGTGTGCTTTACTGGTCAGATGAATGTGAGTGCCTTACAACAAAGTTTCAGCGAAATCATCCGCCGCCACGAAGTTTTACGCACGAATTTCATTACACTTGATGGACAACCAATTCAAATCATTCACCCAACTTGTTCCTTTTCACTGACAATAGTAGACTGGCAAAATCTGTCAGTAACTGAACGAGAAATCTCCATTCATCAATTGGCAACAGCAGAAGCAAAACGCCCGTTTGACCTAGCAAAGGAACCTTTAGTGCGGGTGAATTTGATTAAATTAGAACAGACAGAATACATATTAATGTATTGTATGCACCACATTGTCTCTGATGGATGGTCAATGGGTGTGTTTGTCCAAGAGTTAGTCACTTTTTACTCTGCGTTTTGTAATCAGCAGCCTTCTCTACGAAACGCTACGCCAACACCGCTTGCGGAACTAACTGTTCAGTACGCCGATTTTGCCGTGTGGCAGCGCCATTGGTTGCAAGGTGAAATACTTGAGTCCCATCTCGCTTATTGGCGACAACAACTTGCTGGTGCACCAGCTTTATTAGAACTGCCTACGGATCGACCAAGACCTGCTGTACAAACCTTCCGAGGAGCACGTCAATCTTTTACTCTGGCCAGTGAACTAACTCAAGCGCTCAACTCACTCAGTTTGCGAGAAGGAGCCACTTTATTCATGACGCTGTTAGCAGCATTTGATATCTTGCTTTACCGCTATACAGGGCAGGTGGATATATTGGTCGGCTCGCCCATTGCTAACCGCAATCACAGTGGAATTGAAGGATTAATTGGCTTCTTCGTCAATACTTTAGTGATACGTACTGATGTCTCGGGCAACCCCACCTTTAGCGAATTACTCGGGCGAGTTCGGGAAGTAACAATGGATGCTTATGTTCATCAAGACTTGCCTTTTGAACTATTGGTAGATACATTGCAACCCCAACGTGATTTAAGCCATACACCATTGTTCCAGGTGATGTTTGTCCTCCAAAATGCTCCGATGGCAGAGATGGAGATTCCAGGTTTAAGCTTGAGTGCGTTGGCTATAGACAACAAAACGGCAAAGTATGACCTGATTTTAACATTCGAGAACACTGCCCAAGGACTGGTGGGGTCATGGGATTACAACACTGACTTGTTTGATCGATCAACCATTGAACGCATGACTGCTCATTTCCAGAACTTGTGTAGTGCGATCGCCTCTAAACCCCAGCAAAAAATTTCTGAATTACCTGTACTGAGTGCCGCTGAACGCCAGCAGTTGTTATTTGAGTGGAATGATACCCAGAGGGAATATCCAAAAGATAAGTGTATCCATCAATTATTTGAGGAACAGGTAGAGAAAACACCTCATGCAGTAGCAGTGGTATTTGAAGAGCAGGAATTTACCTATCGACAGTTGAATGAGCGAGCAAACTGTCTGGCCCATTATCTCCAAACCCTCGGTGTAGGATCAGAAGTATTGGTTGGTATCTGTGTTGAACGTTCCTTGGAGATGGTGGTGGGATTGTTGGGGATTCTCAAAGCAGGTGGAGTTTATGTGCCTCTTGACCCCAATTATCCGATAGAAAGGCTGAGTTATATGTTGGACGATGCCCAGGTGGCAATATTGTTGACGCAAGACAGTTTGTCGTCATCAGTTCCATCTCAAACTGCCTGGACGGTTTGTTTAGATACTGATTGGGAAGTAATCGAGCAGCATAGTCAAGAAAATTTGGCTAATAGTGTCAGTGCAGATAATTTGGCTTATGTCATCTATACTTCTGGTTCTACTGGAACTGCCAAGGGGGTTTATACGGCTCATCGTAGTGTAGTTAGACTATTACACAATACTAATTACGCCGACTTTAACTCTGAACAAGTTTTCCTCCAATTGGCTCCCATTACCTTTGATGCTTCCACCTTAGAACTGTGGGGAAGCTTGCTTCATGGCAGTAAATTAGTTATCTTTCCCAGCCAAGCTCTCGACCTAGCCCTGCTAGTGCAAATCTTGCATCAACACCAAATCACATTTTTGTGGCTGACAGCAGGGCTTTTTCATCTGATAGTAGAAGAATATTTGGATGCCTTGTCCTCAGTGCAACAACTATTAGCCGGAGGAGATATCTTATCCGTTGCCCATGTATTGCAGTTTCGGCAACGGCATCCCTGCTGTCGCTTGATTAACGGCTATGGTCCAACGGAAAATACCACCTTTACCTGTTGCTACACGCTTGTTGAAGACCAAGACATCCAGCAGACTATTCCTATTGGCAAGCCGATTGCTAACACCCAAGTCTATATCCTAAACCAACATATGCAACCAGTACCGATTGGGGTGGCTGGAGAACTATACGTCGGGGGCGATGGCTTGGCCAGAGGCTACCTCAACCGTCCCGAACTTACTTTAGAAAAATTCATCCCCAATCCCTTTTCGTCTGAGAAATCAGCACGGTTATATAAAACTGGCGACCTCGCGCGTTACTTACCCAATGGCAACATTGAATTCCTCGGACGGCTCGACGAGCAAGTCAAGATTCGCGGCTTCCGCATCGAACTGGGCGAAATCGAAGCAGTTCTAAGTACTCATCCCCAGATTCAACAAGCCGTGGTCATTGCTATTGCTGATAATTCTGAAAATAAACGTCTGGTCGCCTATGTAGTCAGTAATCAGAAAACCCTCAGCACTAACCAAATACGGGACTTCCTGCAACAGCAATTGCCTGCTTACATGCTACCCTCTGTGTTCGTCATTCTTGACACTCTACCCCTAACTCCCAATAGCAAAGTAGATAGAAAAGCACTGAAGGAAATAGATTCACAAAACTCTGAATCAAATGCTAACTTTGTTGCTCCTCATACTCTAGAAGAAGAGCTGCTTGTACAGATTTGGTCTGAGGTACTTGGAGTTGAACAAGTGGGTATCTATGACAATTTCTTTGCGCTTGGTGGAGATTCTTTGCGTGCTGTGCAAGTGTTAGCTAAAGCTGACAAAAGTGGATTAAAACTGTCCCTAAAACAGATATTTAACCATCAGACGATCTACGACCTCGTTGGGGTAACCCAACAGTCAGACCTATCCCCAAGTATATTAAAAACTGCCCCTTTCAGTCTCATTAGCTCAGAAGAACGCCAGTCTTTACCAAATGAGATTGAAGATGCTTACCCATTGACAAGGCTACAGTTGGGAATGCTTTTCCATAGTGAATATGCTCCTGAGACTGCCGTCTACCACGATGTTTTCAGCTATTATCTACAAGCTCCCCTCAACATCCAAATTCTGCATTCAGCCATAAAAGAGATTGTCACCCGTCATCCAGTGCTACGTACTAGCATTGCCATGAATCAATTTTCACAACCACTACAATTGGTTCATTCTCAAGTAAGCATTGAACTACCTGTTGACGACCTCAGTTGTTTACCATTAGATGAACAAGAGAGCAACATTACTACTTGGATTGGACAAGAAAAACAGCGATCATTTTCTTGGGATACTCCCCCATTGGCACGCTTTTATATCCATCAACGCAGTTGTGACACCTTTAACTTAAGCTTCAGCTTTCACCATGCCATTTTAGACGGATGGAGTTTGGCAACTTTAATGACAGAATTAGTTCAACACTATTTCTTCCTACTCGGTGAGACAATACCGCCTCTGCGAACAGTTCCAAGTCTAACATTTCGAGATTATGTGGCTTTGGAACAAGAAACATTACAGTCTAAGGAGTGCCAACGGTACTGGCATGAAAAGCTAGCAGACTTTACCGCGACTAAACTACCTCGTTTGCTAGATAGTCAACAGCATAGCTCAGTAGAACAGGTCGGTAAGCAAGCAGTTGAAATATCGCCAGCTTTATCAGCACAACTCAAACACTTTGCCATAAAGGTTGGAGTACCCCTCAAAAGTGTTCTGCTAGCTGCTCATTTGAGAGTAATGAGCTTTTTGAGCAATGAAGCAGATATTACCACTGGGGTGGTGACTCATGGAAGACCAGCTGCGGAAGATAGCGAGCGTGTTCTGGGTTTATTTCTTAATACCATACCTTTCCGAATGCAACTAAATGGGGGAACTTGGGTTGAATTGGTAGAGCAAACTTTTGAAAATGAGCGAGAGGCATTGCCTTTCCAAAAATATCCCTTGGCACAATTACAACAGAAAGTGGGATTAGGACAGCCATTATTCAAAACAATGTTCAATTATGTTAATTTTCATGTTTACCAAGGTTTATCTGGCATTGATAACTTGGAGGTGTTAGGGGGGCAATCTTTTGAGCAAAACAATTTTACATTTGCATCTCAATTTCCTGTTAATCCGATAACGGGTGAAATCTCCTTAAACCTCACTTACGACCCAAGCAAGTTTAGCTTTGAACAGGTGAAAAGTATCAGTGGTTATTACCTCAAAATTTTCGAGGCAATGGTTACTCAACCCGAAGAGCAATATGAGCAGGTTTGCTTGTTAAGTGCCACTGAACGTCAGCAGTTGTTAATGAAGTGGAATGATACCCAGAGGGAATATCCAAAACATAAGTGTATTCATCAACTATTTGAGGAACAGGTAAAGAGAACACCGGATGCGATCGCAGTAATATTTGAACAGCAAGAATTGACTTATCGACAGTTGAATGATCAAGCGAACTGTCTCGCGCATTACCTTCAGACTTTGGGAGTAGAGCCAGAAGTGTTGGTGGGTATTTGTGTCGAACGTTCAATTGAGATGGTGGTGGGATTGTTAGGCATTCTCAAGGCGGGTGGTGCTTATGTACCTCTTGATCCCAGCTATCCCCTTGAACGGTTGAGTTATATGTTAGCGGATTCGGGTGTCGAGGTGTTGCTTACTCACAGACCGTTGTTGTCATCTTTGCCGTCACCTACTGCACAGGTGGTTTGTTTGGATAGTGATTGGGGGACAATTGAGCAACACCAGAAGAAAAATCTTGATGTTGGTGTAGGTGCGGATAATTTGGCTTATGTCATCTACACTTCTGGTTCTACAGGACTACCGAAGGGAGTTCAAATATGCCACCACAGTGTGGTCAACTTCTTAAATTCTATGAGTTATTTTCCGGGATTAACTCAGGAAGATACTTTCAATGCAGTTACCACCATTTCCTTTGATATTGCAGCCCTTGAACTTTATCTGCCATTAATGGTAGGAGCAAAAGTTATTGTGGTTCCCCGTGAAATAGCTACTGATGCGGATTTACTGTTGTCTAAATTATTCGAGTCGAAGACAACCGCTATGCAAGCCACACCAGCTACTTGGCAAATGCTATTAGCTGGTGGTTGGTCTTCTAATTATCCCTTGAAAGTATTTTGCGGTGGTGAAGCATTATCTGCTCAACTAGCCCATCAAATTCTAGAAACTGGTAGCGAATTATGGAATTTGTATGGTCCAACAGAAGCCACTATCTGGTCTGCAATTTACCAAGTAGGAGCAAACAAAACAGTAGCAAGAAACGAAAATGCCCCTTATGCCATTGGTCGTCCTATAAGTAACACCCAAATATACATTTTAGACTCACACCTCCAACCAGTATCCATAGGCGTACCCGGAGAACTCTACATTGGTGGTGATGGTTTAGCGAGAGGCTACCTCAACCGTCCAGAACTCACCCAAGAAAAATTCATCGCCAACCCTTTTAGCCAGAAAGAAGGGGCACGACTTTATAAAACTGGAGATTTAGCTCGCTATTTAGATGATGGTAACATCGAATATCTTGGTCGAATTGATAACCAAGTCAAGATTCGCGGCTTCCGTATAGAGTTGGGAGAAATTGAAGCAGTGTTGACCAAACATCCTCAAGTGCAGGAGGCGGTGGTCATTGCCCGCGAAGACCAACCAAGTGACAAACGTTTAGTTGCTTATTTTGTCCCTAAAAAGCAACAAGTCCCCACCAATAGCGAACTGCGCTGCTTCCTCCGAGAAAAGCTGCCCAATTATATGTTACCGAGTCACTTTGTACTCTTAGAATCACTGCCGATCACACCCAACGGTAAGGTTAACCGCCACGCATTACCCGCGCCAGAAGGTCTTCGCCCAGACCTTAATATTGCATATGCAATGCCACAAAATAAGTTAGAACAAACAATCGCGACTGTTTGGCAAAAAGCTCTTAATCTAGAAAAAGTAGGTATATACGATAACTTTTTTGAATTGGGCGGTCATTCATTACTCATCATTCAAATTTATAGTCAATTGCGTGAAATATTACAAACAGATTTTCCAATGATCGAGTTTTTGAGATATCCAACTATCAGTTCTCTAGCAGAGTATTTTAATCAAACCAATAATCAAAAAACATTTTCTAACCAAACTGAGATACAAGCTGAGAAACTCAAAACTGGTAAAGCTCGATTAAAGCAACGCCGAGAACAAATACAGTAA
- a CDS encoding MBL fold metallo-hydrolase — MKNQQLYLKHNVVVEPLINQWYAWPYLISPATAAMFIAHSHLKIMQSFVSTPQVHISALKNPAMLGGPFINYDTSRVDEIKALMDKMIKEQAHMLELAEAIKTLDKMLTNEATGYSLEPVYQKIPEVLKGYVELIYDLNNHPSIRFIEGLLYQSLYYNQSAQSIALYLINPDKRNFVFSTPRLEDDSCLHLSIPFSCKVIDELFKMKDVPCLLSSIEEKLNIKTKDYELFTSLFTQEEPHKSTEYIGDDVRIRYFGHACLLIESKGISILCDPIISYKCDTGINRYTYADLPDCIDYILVTHNHQDHCMFETLLQLRHKTKNVIVPKNNGGGLADPSLKLVLQNIGFDKEKVREIDEMETMEIAGGMIIGLPFFGEHGDLNIRTKIAYVIRLQGRIICIAADSNNLQPKVYEYIHNFLGNDVDVLFLGMECDGGPLTWLYGSLLTQPLPRKMDQSRRANGSNYEKAIDLVKQLNPKEVYVYAMGQEPWLTFLTSIQYTEDSRPIIDSNKLVETCTAQGIIAERLFGQKELFLK; from the coding sequence ATGAAAAATCAGCAATTATACCTTAAACACAACGTAGTAGTAGAACCTCTGATTAATCAATGGTATGCCTGGCCATATTTGATTTCACCTGCTACGGCTGCCATGTTCATAGCACATTCGCATTTAAAAATAATGCAGTCGTTTGTATCAACACCGCAAGTACATATTTCTGCGCTTAAAAATCCAGCAATGCTAGGAGGTCCATTTATTAACTATGACACAAGTAGAGTTGATGAAATTAAGGCTTTGATGGACAAAATGATCAAAGAACAAGCTCATATGTTAGAACTTGCAGAAGCTATTAAAACTCTTGATAAGATGTTAACAAATGAAGCTACAGGTTATTCTCTTGAACCTGTCTATCAAAAAATCCCTGAAGTTTTAAAAGGCTATGTCGAATTGATTTATGATTTAAATAATCATCCTTCAATTCGATTTATAGAAGGGCTACTCTATCAAAGTTTATATTACAACCAATCTGCACAGAGTATAGCACTCTATTTGATCAATCCAGATAAACGTAATTTCGTATTTAGCACTCCCAGGTTAGAGGATGATAGCTGCTTACATTTAAGTATACCTTTTAGCTGCAAGGTAATAGATGAGTTATTTAAGATGAAAGATGTTCCCTGTTTATTAAGTAGCATTGAAGAAAAGCTAAATATTAAAACTAAAGATTATGAGTTATTTACATCATTATTTACGCAAGAAGAGCCGCACAAATCCACTGAATATATTGGTGACGATGTAAGAATCCGTTACTTCGGCCATGCTTGCCTTTTAATTGAGTCGAAAGGTATTAGTATTTTGTGCGATCCGATAATTAGCTATAAGTGTGATACTGGAATTAATCGTTATACGTATGCCGATCTACCAGATTGTATCGACTATATATTAGTTACTCACAATCATCAAGACCATTGTATGTTTGAAACCTTATTACAGTTGCGCCATAAAACTAAGAATGTGATTGTGCCAAAGAATAATGGCGGCGGATTGGCAGATCCATCTTTAAAATTAGTTTTGCAGAATATAGGTTTTGACAAAGAAAAAGTTAGAGAAATTGATGAAATGGAAACTATGGAAATTGCAGGAGGAATGATTATTGGTTTACCTTTTTTTGGCGAGCATGGAGATCTCAATATTAGAACAAAAATTGCCTATGTGATTAGGTTACAAGGAAGGATTATATGTATAGCAGCCGATTCAAATAATCTTCAACCTAAAGTTTATGAATATATACATAACTTTTTAGGAAATGATGTTGATGTACTATTTTTAGGAATGGAATGTGATGGAGGACCATTGACTTGGTTATATGGTTCATTGTTAACTCAACCATTACCAAGAAAAATGGATCAATCAAGAAGAGCTAATGGCTCGAATTATGAAAAAGCTATTGATTTAGTCAAGCAATTAAATCCTAAAGAAGTTTACGTGTATGCTATGGGACAAGAGCCTTGGTTAACTTTTCTTACATCTATTCAGTATACTGAAGACTCTCGTCCGATTATTGACTCTAACAAATTAGTCGAAACGTGTACTGCTCAAGGAATTATAGCAGAAAGATTATTTGGGCAAAAAGAACTTTTTTTGAAATAA